A single Pantoea rwandensis DNA region contains:
- a CDS encoding lipopolysaccharide biosynthesis protein translates to MSIKRNAIANYVGQIYLTLSGILVVPLYIHHLGMEAYGLVGFFSILLTWLQLLDAGVSTTLMREAARYRANQTEFIWFPSLFAALSKFFLISTVVLVVIGWVATPWIAHHWLDAQHLPSSDVVIAVAIMVITAAIRWRTSPYRSVIVGFEHQVWLNGVNLVIVTLRTFGAVLVIQLFSNPVLSFFIWQLLVSIAEAVCLIYKCFQLVPASARRQKHENLKEVLKPFIRFALSAAYASAVWTFISQIDRLVLSKTLPLSEYGSFTVVATAATGIILLSSPIMQAIVPRMTGMKTKKEGDDQSLVLYRYTTQAVAIFMAPLSITIACFSAPLLWAWTQNQQVVNQMSFVLSLYALGSGVQAICGLLYHLQYINGNLKLHVKGFSCFAIVLVPLNIFAALHFGAHGTGWLWLGQNVFYLFGWAWLVHRRFAPGIHFTWLTRDVMLVWVVAGVMAWLCSLLPISWDQNRWLNLLWLGLFGMVNLGVCCLLHSLVIKRLHLPFNKGFNVEERE, encoded by the coding sequence ATGTCAATTAAACGAAACGCCATCGCCAACTATGTTGGTCAGATTTACCTGACACTGTCGGGTATTCTGGTAGTACCGCTTTATATTCATCATTTGGGGATGGAAGCGTATGGTTTAGTCGGATTCTTTTCGATTCTGTTAACCTGGTTGCAATTGCTGGATGCCGGGGTATCCACCACTTTGATGCGTGAAGCGGCCCGCTATCGCGCTAATCAAACTGAGTTTATCTGGTTCCCCTCGTTATTTGCTGCGCTGTCGAAATTCTTCCTGATTTCAACTGTGGTGCTGGTGGTCATCGGTTGGGTGGCAACGCCGTGGATTGCCCATCACTGGCTGGACGCCCAGCATTTGCCGTCCTCGGATGTGGTTATCGCAGTAGCAATTATGGTGATTACCGCGGCCATTCGCTGGCGGACCAGCCCTTATCGCAGCGTTATTGTCGGCTTTGAACATCAGGTTTGGCTGAATGGCGTCAATCTGGTGATCGTCACACTGCGCACCTTTGGCGCCGTACTGGTTATCCAGCTGTTCTCTAATCCAGTATTGAGTTTCTTTATCTGGCAACTGTTGGTCTCGATTGCCGAAGCGGTGTGCCTGATTTACAAATGCTTCCAACTGGTGCCGGCCTCGGCGCGCAGGCAGAAGCATGAAAATCTTAAAGAAGTATTGAAGCCTTTTATTCGCTTTGCCCTCAGCGCGGCTTACGCCAGTGCAGTCTGGACATTTATTTCCCAGATCGACCGTCTGGTGCTGTCAAAAACATTGCCGCTGAGTGAATACGGCTCCTTTACCGTGGTGGCCACGGCCGCAACTGGCATTATTTTGCTGAGCAGCCCGATTATGCAGGCCATCGTGCCGCGCATGACCGGGATGAAAACCAAAAAAGAGGGTGATGACCAGTCGCTCGTGCTGTATCGCTATACCACCCAAGCGGTCGCGATCTTCATGGCCCCGCTCAGTATTACGATTGCCTGTTTCTCCGCGCCGCTGCTGTGGGCATGGACACAGAACCAGCAAGTGGTGAATCAGATGTCATTCGTGCTCAGTTTGTATGCGCTGGGCAGCGGAGTGCAGGCCATCTGCGGTTTGCTTTATCACCTGCAATACATCAACGGCAACCTCAAGCTTCACGTTAAAGGTTTCTCCTGTTTCGCCATTGTGCTGGTGCCACTCAACATCTTTGCCGCTCTCCATTTCGGTGCCCATGGCACGGGCTGGCTGTGGTTAGGGCAAAATGTCTTCTATCTCTTCGGTTGGGCGTGGTTGGTGCATCGCCGTTTCGCGCCAGGCATCCATTTTACGTGGTTGACGCGTGACGTAATGTTGGTGTGGGTGGTGGCTGGCGTGATGGCATGGCTCTGCTCGCTGTTGCCGATCAGTTGGGATCAAAATCGCTGGCTTAATCTGCTGTGGCTTGGATTGTTTGGCATGGTGAATTTGGGCGTGTGTTGTCTGCTACACAGTCTGGTGATTAAACGTCTGCATCTGCCGTTCAATAAGGGCTTTAATGTTGAGGAGAGAGAATGA
- the pepN gene encoding aminopeptidase N has product MTQQPQIKYRHDYRAPDYTITDIDLTFDLDAACTRVTAVSQVKRLGAADAELRLDGEDLTLISLAVDGNPWSHYREEEGVLVLSQLPENFTLTLINDIHPDKNTALEGLYKSGDALCTQCEAEGFRHITWYLDRPDVLARFTTTIIADAAKYPFLLSNGNKLESGRHEDGRHWVKWQDPFPKPCYLFALVAGDFDVLRDSFTTRSGRDVALEIFVDRGNLDRADWAMTSLKASMKWDEERFNLEYDLDIFMIVAVDFFNMGAMENKGLNVFNSKYVLAKAETATDKDYLGIEAVIGHEYFHNWTGNRVTCRDWFQLSLKEGLTVFRDQEFSSDLGSRAVNRIDNVRVMRGAQFAEDASPMAHPIRPDQVIEMNNFYTLTVYEKGSEVIRMMHTLLGEENFQKGMQLYFERHDGSAATCDDFVQAMEDASNVDLSQFRRWYSQAGTPVLTVRDDYNPELEQYTLHVTQHTPPTAEQKEKLPLHIPLDIELYDNEGKVIPLQHNGHPVHHVLNVTEEFQTFIFDNVHFQPVPSLLREFSAPVKLDYKWSDAQLTFLMRHARNDFSRWDAAQSLLATYIRLNVARHQQGQPLSLPLHVADAFRAVLLEEQSDPALTALILSLPSENEIAELFEVIDPQAISAVRAALVHALATELSDELYAVYLANQSQEYKVEHAEIGKRSLKNVCLSYLAFADVEQADKLVQAQYQQATNMTDALAALSAAVAAQLPCREALLAAYDERWHQDGLVMDKWFVLQATSPADNALSKVRELLNHRSFTMGNPNRIRSLIGAFAAGNPAAFHAKDGSGYQFLVEMLTDLNTRNPQVAARMIEPLIRLKRYDAGRQALMRQALDTLKGLDKLSGDLYEKITKALNAC; this is encoded by the coding sequence ATGACGCAACAGCCGCAAATTAAATATCGCCACGACTATCGAGCGCCCGATTACACCATCACTGATATTGACCTGACTTTTGACCTCGATGCGGCTTGCACGCGCGTGACCGCCGTCAGTCAGGTGAAGCGTCTCGGTGCTGCAGATGCCGAACTGCGTCTTGATGGCGAAGATCTCACGCTGATCTCGCTGGCAGTGGATGGCAATCCTTGGTCACACTATCGTGAGGAAGAAGGTGTGTTGGTGTTAAGCCAGCTACCGGAGAACTTTACGCTGACCCTCATTAATGACATCCATCCAGACAAAAACACCGCGCTGGAAGGGCTCTACAAGTCGGGTGATGCGCTCTGTACCCAGTGTGAAGCGGAAGGTTTCCGCCATATTACCTGGTATCTGGATCGCCCGGATGTGCTGGCGCGCTTTACCACCACGATTATTGCTGATGCCGCGAAATATCCGTTCTTGCTGTCAAACGGCAACAAACTGGAGAGCGGTCGTCATGAGGATGGTCGTCACTGGGTGAAGTGGCAGGATCCGTTCCCGAAACCTTGCTACCTGTTTGCCTTGGTGGCCGGTGACTTTGATGTGCTGCGTGATAGCTTTACCACGCGCTCAGGCCGTGATGTGGCGCTGGAGATCTTTGTCGATCGTGGCAATCTGGATCGTGCCGACTGGGCGATGACTTCATTGAAAGCCAGCATGAAATGGGATGAAGAGCGCTTCAATCTCGAATATGACCTCGATATCTTCATGATCGTCGCGGTGGATTTCTTCAATATGGGCGCGATGGAGAATAAGGGCCTCAACGTCTTTAACTCCAAATATGTGCTAGCGAAAGCCGAGACCGCGACCGACAAAGATTACCTCGGCATTGAGGCGGTGATTGGGCATGAATATTTCCATAACTGGACCGGCAACCGCGTCACCTGCCGAGACTGGTTCCAGCTGAGCCTGAAAGAGGGCTTAACCGTGTTCCGTGACCAGGAGTTCAGTTCTGATCTCGGCTCGCGTGCGGTGAACCGCATCGACAACGTACGTGTGATGCGCGGCGCGCAGTTTGCTGAAGACGCCAGCCCAATGGCGCACCCGATCCGCCCGGATCAGGTGATCGAGATGAACAACTTCTATACCTTGACCGTTTACGAGAAAGGCTCTGAAGTGATTCGTATGATGCATACCTTACTCGGTGAAGAGAATTTCCAGAAAGGCATGCAGCTTTACTTTGAGCGTCATGATGGCAGTGCCGCGACCTGCGACGATTTTGTGCAGGCGATGGAAGATGCCTCCAATGTTGATCTGTCACAGTTCCGTCGCTGGTATAGCCAGGCCGGTACGCCGGTGCTGACGGTGCGTGACGACTACAATCCTGAGCTGGAGCAGTACACGCTGCATGTGACACAACACACGCCACCAACGGCCGAGCAGAAAGAGAAGTTGCCGCTGCATATCCCGTTGGATATCGAACTGTACGACAACGAAGGCAAGGTGATTCCGCTGCAGCATAACGGCCATCCGGTGCATCATGTGCTGAATGTCACCGAGGAGTTCCAGACCTTTATTTTCGATAACGTGCACTTCCAGCCAGTACCGTCACTGCTGCGCGAATTTTCTGCGCCGGTGAAGCTCGACTATAAATGGAGTGATGCGCAGCTGACATTCCTGATGCGTCACGCCCGCAATGATTTCTCGCGCTGGGATGCTGCGCAAAGCCTGCTGGCGACCTACATTCGCCTGAATGTGGCACGCCATCAGCAGGGACAACCGCTGTCGTTACCGTTGCACGTGGCGGATGCCTTCCGCGCGGTGTTACTGGAAGAGCAGAGCGATCCGGCGTTAACGGCACTGATTTTATCGCTGCCCTCCGAGAATGAAATCGCGGAGCTGTTTGAGGTGATCGATCCTCAGGCGATTTCTGCAGTGCGTGCCGCGCTGGTACACGCGCTGGCAACCGAACTGAGCGATGAATTGTATGCCGTGTATCTGGCAAACCAGAGCCAGGAATACAAGGTAGAGCATGCAGAGATTGGCAAGCGCTCACTGAAAAATGTCTGCCTGAGCTATTTGGCGTTCGCCGATGTAGAGCAGGCGGATAAGTTAGTGCAGGCGCAGTATCAGCAGGCCACCAATATGACGGATGCACTGGCTGCGCTCTCAGCAGCAGTGGCAGCGCAGTTGCCGTGTCGTGAAGCCTTGCTGGCCGCGTATGACGAGCGCTGGCATCAGGATGGCCTGGTGATGGACAAATGGTTTGTGCTGCAAGCCACCAGCCCGGCGGACAACGCATTGAGCAAGGTGCGTGAACTGCTCAATCATCGTTCTTTCACCATGGGTAACCCGAACCGCATTCGTTCACTGATTGGGGCTTTTGCGGCCGGCAACCCAGCAGCGTTCCACGCCAAAGACGGCAGTGGTTATCAGTTCCTGGTGGAGATGTTGACCGATCTCAACACGCGTAATCCGCAAGTGGCGGCACGTATGATCGAGCCATTGATTCGTCTGAAACGTTATGATGCCGGTCGTCAGGCATTGATGCGTCAGGCGCTGGATACGTTAAAAGGGCTGGATAAGCTGTCGGGCGATCTGTACGAGAAGATCACCAAAGCGTTGAACGCCTGTTAA
- a CDS encoding sulfonate ABC transporter substrate-binding protein: protein MKRMFTALLLPAFAALIALSANVNAADAPAQLRVGYQKGSVSMVLAKSHQMLEQRFPHTQIKWIEFPAGPQMLEALNVDSIDLGSTGDIPPLFAQAAGADLLYVGSEPPKPQAEVILVPKDSPIQRVADLKGHKVAFQKGSSSHNLLLRALEQAGLSFKDIQPTYLTPADARAAFQQGDVDAWAIWDPYYSAALLQGNVRVLADGSKLNQTGSFYLATRKYAEANGPFVQQVLQTFSDADALTRSQRGQSIDLLAQAMGLPKPVIASYLDHRPPTTITPVSAHTAQAQQQTADLFYANHLMPVKVNITDRIWHPQSAQP, encoded by the coding sequence ATGAAAAGGATGTTTACAGCTTTACTGCTACCGGCCTTTGCCGCGCTGATTGCGCTGAGTGCCAACGTTAATGCCGCTGATGCCCCGGCGCAGCTGCGTGTGGGATATCAAAAGGGATCGGTGAGCATGGTGTTAGCAAAATCTCACCAGATGCTGGAACAGCGTTTCCCACACACACAGATCAAATGGATTGAATTTCCAGCAGGACCGCAAATGCTGGAGGCGCTGAATGTCGACAGCATTGATTTAGGTAGCACCGGTGATATTCCGCCGCTGTTTGCACAGGCAGCAGGCGCGGATCTGCTTTATGTCGGTTCCGAACCACCGAAACCTCAGGCTGAAGTGATTCTGGTGCCCAAAGACAGCCCGATTCAGCGTGTTGCCGATTTGAAAGGCCATAAAGTGGCCTTTCAGAAGGGCTCCAGTTCACACAACTTATTGTTGCGTGCGCTGGAGCAGGCCGGCCTGAGTTTTAAAGATATCCAGCCCACCTATCTGACCCCTGCCGATGCGCGAGCCGCTTTCCAGCAGGGCGATGTTGATGCCTGGGCAATCTGGGATCCCTACTACTCTGCCGCCTTACTGCAAGGCAACGTGCGCGTGCTGGCTGATGGCAGCAAGCTCAACCAGACCGGTTCCTTCTATTTAGCCACACGCAAATATGCCGAAGCCAACGGTCCATTTGTCCAGCAAGTGCTGCAAACCTTTAGTGATGCCGATGCGCTGACCCGCAGCCAACGCGGCCAAAGCATCGACCTGCTGGCACAGGCGATGGGCTTACCCAAGCCGGTGATTGCCAGCTATCTCGACCATCGTCCACCCACCACGATTACGCCGGTCAGCGCACATACTGCGCAGGCCCAACAGCAAACGGCCGACCTGTTTTATGCCAATCATCTGATGCCGGTAAAAGTGAACATCACTGACCGCATCTGGCATCCACAGTCCGCCCAGCCATAA
- the ssuC gene encoding aliphatic sulfonate ABC transporter permease SsuC: MAKFQKQLSNALLPWALPVLLVAVWQLASQVGWLSTRILPSPENIIITFWKLTVSGELWQNLAISGWRAAIGFAIGGSIGLVLGLITGTSRVGERLLDTSVQMLRNVPHLALIPLVILWFGIDESAKIFLVALGTLFPIYLNTYHGIRNIDRGLVEMARSYGLSGWSLFIQVILPGALPSIMVGVRFALGLMWLTLIVAETISANSGIGYLAMNAREFLQTDVVVVAIILYALLGKLADVAAQLLERVWLRWHPAYQLKENA, translated from the coding sequence ATGGCAAAGTTTCAAAAACAGCTGAGTAATGCCCTGCTGCCCTGGGCCTTACCGGTGCTGCTGGTTGCGGTGTGGCAGCTCGCCTCTCAGGTGGGCTGGCTTTCAACACGTATTCTGCCATCACCGGAAAACATCATTATTACGTTCTGGAAGCTGACGGTGAGTGGTGAATTGTGGCAAAACCTCGCCATCAGTGGCTGGCGTGCGGCGATTGGCTTTGCCATTGGCGGCTCGATCGGCTTGGTGCTTGGCTTGATCACCGGCACCTCACGCGTGGGTGAACGTTTGCTGGATACCTCAGTGCAGATGCTGCGCAACGTGCCGCATCTGGCATTGATCCCGCTGGTGATTCTGTGGTTTGGCATCGATGAGTCAGCCAAGATTTTCCTGGTAGCGCTTGGCACCTTATTCCCGATTTACCTCAACACTTATCACGGTATCCGTAATATCGATCGCGGTCTGGTGGAGATGGCGCGCAGTTATGGTCTTTCTGGCTGGAGTCTGTTTATTCAGGTGATTCTGCCGGGTGCGCTGCCCTCGATCATGGTCGGCGTGCGCTTTGCGCTGGGCCTGATGTGGCTGACGCTGATTGTGGCTGAAACTATCTCGGCCAATTCTGGCATTGGCTATCTGGCGATGAATGCACGTGAGTTTCTGCAAACCGATGTGGTGGTGGTCGCCATCATTCTCTATGCGCTGCTCGGCAAACTGGCCGATGTCGCCGCTCAACTGCTGGAGCGCGTATGGTTGCGCTGGCATCCGGCTTATCAATTGAAGGAGAACGCATGA
- the ssuB gene encoding aliphatic sulfonates ABC transporter ATP-binding protein, whose translation MSNATLSPSRLNSGTPVGVNGVSKQYGDRTILNNINLHIPAGQFVAVVGRSGCGKSTLLRLLAGLESTSRGELLAGTAPLAQAREDTRLMFQDARLLPWKKVIDNVGLGLKGREWRAAALEALEAVGLADRANEWPAALSGGQKQRVALARALIHRPGLLLLDEPLGALDALTRIEMQGLIESLWQQHNFTVLLVTHDVSEAVAMADRVLLIEEGQIGLDLTVDLARPRRRGSARLAELEAEVLDRVMKRSPAEQPLKFAQQR comes from the coding sequence ATGAGCAACGCAACGTTAAGCCCGTCGCGTCTGAACAGCGGCACCCCGGTTGGCGTTAACGGCGTCAGCAAGCAATATGGTGATCGCACCATCCTCAACAACATCAATCTGCATATCCCGGCAGGGCAGTTTGTTGCGGTAGTGGGCCGCAGCGGATGCGGTAAAAGTACCCTGCTGCGCCTGCTGGCGGGACTGGAATCCACTTCGCGCGGTGAACTGCTGGCAGGGACTGCGCCGTTGGCGCAAGCTCGCGAAGACACGCGCCTCATGTTCCAGGATGCGCGTCTGCTGCCGTGGAAAAAAGTTATCGATAATGTGGGTCTGGGTTTGAAGGGGCGTGAATGGCGGGCTGCCGCGCTGGAAGCACTGGAGGCGGTAGGTTTAGCCGATCGCGCTAACGAGTGGCCAGCGGCGCTATCGGGTGGGCAAAAGCAGCGTGTGGCGCTGGCTCGCGCGTTGATTCATCGACCGGGTTTGTTGCTGCTGGATGAACCCCTGGGTGCGCTGGATGCACTGACGCGTATTGAGATGCAGGGATTGATTGAATCGCTATGGCAACAACATAACTTCACGGTGTTGCTGGTCACCCATGATGTCAGTGAAGCAGTGGCGATGGCCGATCGCGTATTGCTGATTGAAGAGGGGCAGATTGGGCTGGATTTAACCGTGGACCTCGCGCGACCACGTCGACGTGGGTCGGCGCGACTGGCGGAACTGGAAGCAGAAGTGCTGGATCGTGTGATGAAGCGCAGTCCGGCAGAGCAGCCGCTGAAATTCGCCCAGCAGCGTTAG
- the ssuD gene encoding FMNH2-dependent alkanesulfonate monooxygenase: protein MSISVFWFLPTHGDGHYLGTAEGSRPVDHGYLQQIAQAADRLGFGGVLIPTGRSCEDAWLVAASLIPVTQRLRFLVALRPGVISPTQAARQAATLDRLSNGRALFNLVTGGDPEELAGDGVFLDHRERYEESAEFTRVWRRVSEGETVDYEGKHVKVRGARLMFKPVQQPRPPLWFGGSSDAAQDLAAEQVDVYLTWGEPPALVKEKIDQVRAKAAAQGRKVRFGIRLHVIVRETNQEAWQAADRLIAHLDDATIAKAQAAFARTDSVGQQRMAALHGGRRDKLEISPNLWAGVGLVRGGAGTALVGDGPTVAARMQEYSDLGIETFILSGYPHLEEAYRVGELLFPHLDLAIPEVPKPRVVQAHGEAVANDFTPQKVSQS from the coding sequence ATGAGCATATCCGTATTCTGGTTTCTCCCAACCCACGGTGATGGGCACTATCTTGGCACCGCCGAAGGTTCGCGTCCTGTCGATCACGGTTATCTGCAGCAGATTGCTCAGGCCGCCGATCGCCTTGGTTTTGGCGGCGTGCTGATCCCCACCGGTCGCTCCTGCGAAGATGCCTGGCTGGTGGCCGCGTCACTGATTCCGGTGACGCAACGTTTGCGCTTCCTCGTGGCGCTGCGTCCGGGCGTGATTTCACCAACGCAGGCAGCGCGCCAGGCCGCGACGCTTGACCGTCTGTCCAACGGGCGCGCGCTGTTTAACCTGGTCACTGGCGGCGATCCTGAAGAGCTGGCGGGTGACGGCGTGTTCCTCGATCATCGCGAGCGTTATGAAGAATCCGCGGAGTTCACCCGCGTATGGCGTCGCGTTTCAGAAGGCGAAACCGTGGATTACGAGGGTAAACACGTCAAAGTGCGCGGTGCACGCCTGATGTTCAAACCGGTGCAACAGCCACGTCCACCGCTGTGGTTTGGCGGTTCATCCGATGCCGCGCAGGATCTCGCCGCTGAACAGGTCGATGTTTATCTCACCTGGGGCGAGCCCCCGGCATTAGTCAAAGAGAAAATTGACCAAGTGCGTGCCAAAGCGGCTGCGCAGGGCCGTAAAGTGCGCTTCGGCATTCGTCTGCACGTCATCGTGCGCGAAACCAATCAAGAGGCCTGGCAGGCAGCGGATCGACTGATTGCTCATCTCGACGATGCCACCATTGCCAAAGCGCAGGCGGCCTTTGCCCGTACCGATTCTGTCGGACAGCAGCGCATGGCTGCGCTGCACGGTGGCCGTCGTGACAAACTGGAGATCAGCCCGAACCTGTGGGCAGGCGTAGGTTTGGTGCGTGGCGGTGCCGGTACTGCGCTGGTGGGCGATGGCCCAACCGTGGCTGCACGTATGCAGGAGTACAGCGACCTCGGCATCGAGACCTTTATTCTCTCTGGCTATCCGCATCTTGAGGAAGCCTATCGTGTCGGTGAGCTGCTGTTCCCACACCTTGATTTGGCTATCCCTGAAGTGCCGAAACCTCGAGTGGTGCAAGCGCACGGTGAAGCGGTTGCCAACGATTTCACCCCACAGAAAGTGTCTCAGAGCTAA
- a CDS encoding glycosyltransferase family 2 protein: MSKILLSIIIPTYNVENYIVECVDALLKQIDSPNEIIIVNDGSTDGTLALVERHYAHLPQVKIITTTNGGAGQARDTGMAAAQGEFLFFCDPDDIVADGLVAELQQVYQAHPETELFCFNSQMFEDHQRQVTRPKVRHEMFGKQPSSQVFSRLLRNGSYTSAAWNYAVKKSLVQQHGLRFRDRIHEDHQFTLSAFVLSNHAWVSQKVYYHQRVRNGSLTNSRKSQEYFQQRYNAFMQAYSTLKMALKDSPLKKEIEKAYLMHSFRLMIYLSLYNGTAVPEYVINAIRFLGGQFEPANIKEWLLIQRPHMFILLLNFKVGRELKRAA, translated from the coding sequence ATGTCTAAAATCCTGTTATCTATTATTATTCCTACCTATAACGTAGAGAATTATATTGTCGAATGTGTTGACGCATTGCTTAAACAAATTGATTCGCCCAATGAGATTATTATTGTTAATGATGGATCTACCGATGGCACGCTGGCGTTGGTCGAGCGGCATTACGCGCATTTGCCGCAAGTGAAAATCATCACCACGACAAATGGCGGCGCTGGACAGGCGCGTGATACAGGAATGGCGGCAGCCCAAGGGGAGTTCCTGTTTTTCTGCGATCCGGATGATATTGTTGCAGATGGCTTGGTGGCTGAACTGCAGCAGGTGTATCAGGCGCATCCCGAGACCGAACTGTTCTGCTTCAATTCGCAGATGTTTGAGGATCACCAACGCCAGGTTACACGTCCTAAAGTGCGGCATGAGATGTTCGGGAAACAGCCGTCCTCACAGGTGTTCTCGCGCCTGCTGCGCAACGGCAGTTACACGTCTGCTGCATGGAATTATGCAGTGAAAAAAAGTCTGGTGCAGCAGCATGGTTTGCGCTTTCGTGACCGGATTCATGAGGATCACCAATTCACCCTTTCGGCTTTCGTTCTCTCAAATCATGCGTGGGTAAGTCAGAAAGTGTATTACCACCAACGCGTGCGCAACGGGTCACTGACTAACAGCCGTAAGAGTCAGGAGTACTTCCAGCAACGGTACAATGCCTTTATGCAGGCCTACAGCACCCTGAAAATGGCTTTAAAGGACTCGCCATTAAAAAAGGAAATTGAGAAAGCCTATTTAATGCACTCTTTCCGCTTGATGATTTATCTCTCGTTGTACAATGGTACAGCCGTGCCGGAATATGTGATTAATGCCATTCGATTTTTGGGTGGGCAATTTGAGCCAGCCAATATCAAAGAGTGGTTGCTTATTCAGCGTCCGCATATGTTTATCCTGTTGCTGAATTTTAAAGTCGGAAGAGAGTTAAAACGAGCAGCATGA
- the ssuE gene encoding NADPH-dependent FMN reductase, producing the protein MRVITLAGSPRFPSRSTALLSLCQHALEARGVEVIPWNIHNFQADDLLYARFDSPALNALKADLALADGLIVATPIYKASFSGALKTLLDLLPERALEHKVVLPLASGGSASHLLAVDYALKPVLNALKAQEVLHGVFATDTQIVNYDRQPELDPQLADRIDDALDTFWHALHRRHQTYAQAV; encoded by the coding sequence ATGCGGGTTATTACGCTGGCGGGCAGCCCTCGCTTCCCATCGCGCTCTACTGCACTGCTCAGCCTGTGCCAGCACGCGTTGGAAGCACGCGGTGTTGAAGTCATTCCCTGGAATATTCACAACTTCCAGGCAGACGATCTGCTCTATGCACGCTTTGACTCCCCAGCCCTCAACGCGTTGAAAGCCGACCTGGCGCTGGCAGACGGACTGATTGTTGCCACCCCCATTTATAAAGCGTCATTTTCGGGTGCGCTGAAAACCCTGCTTGATTTGCTGCCAGAACGCGCCCTGGAACACAAGGTGGTGTTGCCATTGGCCAGCGGCGGCAGTGCATCCCATTTGCTGGCCGTGGATTACGCGCTCAAGCCGGTATTGAATGCCCTAAAAGCCCAGGAAGTGCTACATGGCGTGTTTGCCACCGACACGCAAATAGTGAATTACGACCGCCAGCCAGAGCTGGATCCACAGCTGGCCGATCGCATCGACGACGCGCTGGATACATTCTGGCATGCACTGCATCGTCGCCATCAAACTTACGCACAAGCGGTATAA
- a CDS encoding glycosyltransferase, producing MSDQRTKTTITVIIPNWNCAPWLEEAIDSLVGQSSPPDQIIVIDDGSTDNSVELLQQLAKRYPQMTLLQSQRGGVSAARTRGLEIATGDFIYFMDADDFVGITLFADFQRAKAQHPEMELFCFGAKMFTDLPLGQRQYQPFHQRKMQGAFPGGSTTLRHMMTHQSAHRVLWSSIVSRHLIERVGVTFLPIQNHEDAPFMFALYMQAQEVVFSHESYYYKRFMVTSLSQRKATFSWVENYFIARGNSERFMQAWGLAADEWLLDRYYEPVMYGCLIEMRKNDINVPQEWHVTIDQLIRKVTGESKRMKLQWYYPTLYNGLKASRSLLARYTGKR from the coding sequence ATGAGCGATCAGCGTACAAAAACGACCATCACGGTGATCATTCCTAACTGGAACTGTGCCCCCTGGCTGGAAGAAGCCATTGATTCGCTAGTGGGGCAATCTTCGCCGCCCGACCAGATTATTGTCATTGATGACGGATCCACCGATAACAGCGTGGAGCTACTCCAGCAGCTGGCTAAACGCTATCCGCAAATGACATTATTACAATCTCAGCGCGGCGGCGTGAGTGCTGCTCGTACGCGCGGACTGGAGATCGCCACGGGTGACTTCATCTACTTTATGGATGCAGATGACTTCGTCGGTATAACGCTGTTTGCTGATTTTCAACGGGCCAAAGCGCAGCATCCAGAAATGGAATTATTCTGCTTTGGCGCCAAAATGTTTACTGATTTACCGCTCGGCCAGCGTCAGTATCAGCCGTTTCATCAGCGGAAGATGCAGGGGGCTTTCCCGGGGGGCAGCACAACGCTGCGCCACATGATGACTCATCAGTCAGCGCACCGCGTGTTATGGAGCAGCATCGTTTCTCGCCATCTTATCGAACGCGTAGGTGTGACGTTTTTGCCAATTCAAAACCATGAAGACGCTCCTTTTATGTTCGCGCTGTACATGCAGGCACAAGAAGTGGTGTTCTCTCACGAAAGCTATTACTACAAGCGATTTATGGTGACCTCGCTCTCACAACGAAAAGCGACGTTTTCATGGGTGGAAAACTACTTTATTGCGCGAGGTAACAGCGAGCGCTTCATGCAGGCGTGGGGATTGGCTGCGGATGAGTGGTTACTTGATCGTTATTACGAACCCGTGATGTACGGGTGTTTGATCGAGATGCGTAAAAATGACATTAATGTCCCGCAGGAGTGGCATGTTACCATTGACCAACTGATACGCAAAGTGACGGGCGAAAGTAAACGCATGAAACTGCAGTGGTACTATCCCACGCTCTACAACGGCCTGAAAGCGAGTCGCAGCCTGCTGGCGCGTTATACCGGTAAGCGCTGA